In Paludibacter propionicigenes WB4, the genomic window CACCAATTTTACCTCCAACCGGGAAATAAAAGTAATACTTCCCATTTTTGAAAACACAGTCAGGAGCCCACATGTCATAATTAGCTTTGGTAAGCCAGGGTACCTTGGTCTGCGTTACAATAACTCCATGATCGGTCCAGTCAGTCAAATTTTCAGAAGAGAACACATGATAGTCTTCCATACAGAACCAATCTTTACGCAAATTCTTGTCTACTGGCGCAATGATGTCATGTGACGGATAAAGATAAACTTTACCATTAAACACTCTGGCTGTTGGATCGGCACTGAATTGATCCCGAATAATTGGATTTTGTGCCATTGCTCCGGAAATAAAAAAAGACGCTGTCGCAACCAGAGCCACCCACTTTAATTTTCTACTTTTCATTCTATTAAATCTATTTATTGGTTAATTATTTCTTTATGTTTCACTTAGTATTCCTGTTCAGATTTATTCGGATTTTATCAATTTCAGGAGCGAAAGCCTTGTCATTTGAAATTCGAATAGTATTGTAGCCTTTATTTAGCGTTACAGAAATTGTCTCCTTAGCTATTTGTTTTGAAGCACCTGAATTCAGTTTAGTAAGATGAAAGTTCTTTCCATTTACACGAATTGTAGCGTCTCTGTCTTCATTCGAAAGGTAAAATAATTCCAAAGAGTAATTTCCGGCAACATTAGCGAATACATCCTGAAATTCAATGTAATTGTCAGGACGTTTACCAATATTGATCACTTTTGTTTTTCCTGAACACAAAGCATCAGCCACCGGCTTGGCTTGTTCCGGAAGGACTTGAGTATTAACCGTCAAATTGAAATTATTCATCCATGCATATTCGGCTTCAAACACCTCTTTGAGTTTTGTTTTTTGTGCATTTATCTTTATTGCAGAAACACCGTGACTCGGAACAGTCGCCGAAAAAACAGAATCAATTGTTCCAAAATCAGCATGTGCCCAAAGATCCCTTACAGCGGCTTTACCTACTATATTCAAATCTTTCAAGCGCAACTTCAATTCAGCTGGCCTTTTCTTCAAATTTAACATGGCAACGACAAACTCTTTACTTTGACGATCTTTCAGGTTTTTTGCCCAAATTTGCACGCTATCACCTTCATAAATCAAATGAGCCTGCAAACCGGCTACATCCTGATTAAGTGCGATAATTTCTTTATTGGTCAGAATTGTCTTTGTTTCGTTCGACATTTTAGTCATATCGCAACCCAAAGCAAGGGGTGACGATAAGATACACCACATGGTGAAATGGCTTTTGTCTTCTTCAAAACTCATTCCACGCCCAACTTCGAGCATATCCATATCGTTGTAATGACCCGGGCTGGCATATTGAGCAAGGTATTTATTTAGATTAATGATATCGATTACACTTTTCCACTTTGCTTTAGAGCCTGGTACGAAATTTATATCGTTAGACATTCTCCACGAATCAGCCAGTTTAGTCACCCAGGTTCCGGGAAATTGCCAGCGGCATACATTGAAGTTTACGTCTCTACCGGTATTATCTATTGCTTTACGAATGGCAGTATAGCGTGTTTGTTCATCAAGTTTTTGCACGCGTCCACCACAATAATCAACCTTAAGAAAATCGAAACCCCAGGTTTTGAAAAACAAATCGGCATCTTGCTGATCATGGCCGTACAGACCTCCACCAACTCCACCGGGTTGACCGCTGTACTGAGAGCCACAAGTGTTTTCGCCTGCTTCAGAGTAAAATCCTGCCTTCAATCCTTTTGAATGAATATAGTCGGCCAACTCTTTCATTCCTTTGGGGAATTTTATCGAATCAATTTTCAGGGTTCCATCAGCATAACGTTTATTGAAAAAGCCATCGTCAATATTAACATATTGAAAACCAACGGCAGCCAATCCGGAGGACACCATGGCATCGGCCTGCCCTTTGATGACACCTTCATCAATCTTAGGCCCGAATTGGTTCCAACTTGCCCATCCCATCAATGGCGGACGAGGAGTTTTACTACTCTTATTTTGAGCAATTAAAGCATTTCCCATTAAAATGGAAACGACTAAAACAACTACTATTTTTTTCATGTATTATTGCTGGTTAAGAGTATTAGCCTAGTTCTTTGTTATCTTATCTGTTATGTGGAAATAATCGAAATCGGCATAACCACCGGGAGTTTTGGAAGAATAATAGTATAATCCAAAGCGATAACCCATAAAATGAGTCAAGGTGTATTCCATTTTTATCTGCGAGCCTATTTGTTTCCATGATTTTCCATCCAGACTGTAGAAGAAACGGCCTATATCCACTTTATTCGTGAAATCGCATTCTGCTTTTAGATAAACCACTTTTTGATTAATAGGTACATTTTGAACTTCGACAGGTTTGCGTGCTTCTCCATTAATCATTACAATCGATTTGGTTCCATTCGCCACTTTAACTCCTACCTGACCGTACTTTTGTTGCAAAAGCCCAAGACCGGCATAGTCTCCATCTTTCAAACCTGACACATCGAGCGAAGTGATACCAGCTGAAACCGGACCAAATGTTCGTTGAGTGAGCGTATTTTTTGCTTGTACAAACATAGAATCTATCCGTCCGGTTTTTAATCTTAAATATCCTTTGCGCTCAGTTACAGACCATAACTTGTTGTCCGGATTATGATTCCATTGCCAAACCAACGGCAAAGCAGGTTCTCCTTTTTTGCGGGTAAATTCATCATTATTTACAATTCCCGGAATCAAACCTTTGCTTGCAGGCAGATCAAGTGTTGTTGGAACTTTGCCATTTTCACCTATTACAGGCCAGCCATTTTCCCATTTCATTGGTACAAGGTAAGGAATACGACCTACCGAACCGTGATCCTGAAACAGATATGCAAACCAACGTCCATCGGGGGTATCAATCATACCTCCCTGCGCTACACCCTGATCCTGAAGTGCTACTTTTCCCTCCCAGGGTCCGGTAATTTTATCGGCTCTGTGAACTAATACAGTGCGCATACTATTTCTAGGCCAGCAGATATTGAATAAATAGTATTTGCCATCGTGCTTAAACAACTGCGAACCTTCGGCTTGAAGCATTATACTTCCACCCGGAGCACTAGCATTTTCTATTAGCACTCTTTCCGTTCCTTCCTTCACCCCTGACAAATCTTCTTTTATTTCATAGATTTTTAGCTTTCCGGCACCTGTTACTAAATAAATACTTCCATTATCGTCAAAAAATAATGAATTATCATGATATGAAGGACTAAATGAGTGTTCAACCCAAGGACCTTTTTCTATGTCTTTAGTTGTAAAAATGTAGGTTTTATTTGTAGTTGAAGAAAAGGTAGAAATGTAATAAAGCCCTTTATGGAAACGTATACTGCTTGCCCACGATCCTTTACCATAATCATTCTTGCCGTTATTCAGGTTCAACTTATCCATCTCTCCCAACGTATTATAAGCATAACTTACGGTTTCCCAATTCACTAAATCTTTAGATTTCATAACTGGAACACCCGGGTTCATGTGCATAGTGGTGCTACTCATATAATAAGTGTCACCTACGCGAATCATCGACATATCAGGTACATCTGCATAGATGATTGGATTAGTAGCCTTTTTTATTTGTGCGTTAAGCACCGTGGAAGCTCCAAATGCAACAAAAAGTGCAAGAATAAGAAACTGTTTTTTTGACATATTGAGTTTAAATTTTATTATTTCGTGTTTTTAATCGGTCTGTTTTTAAAAATTGAACTTTTTCAGGTTGACAATATATTTTGACTAAAGTTTATCACAAAGGTTTAACGTCCAAACGAACTTTGAACATTTTTTATGGGTCTATTTATCCTTCCGAAATTTTCAGTTTATCAAGGGTTCTAAAATAGAATGGATAAAATCTCTATTTCATATATCCGACTTCCCGGTAATATCTCTGTGCACCAGGATGAAGCGGCACCCCGAAATTTGTCCACACAGTCTTTGTATCATAAGTATAAATGCGGATAAACCACTTTAATGCACCGCGATTTTCATCAATCGCTTTTGCAATGTCGTATGCCGCCTGCTCCGGCGTATCATCGCGCGCAAAAACAGCTTCTCCCGATCGTCCAAGAGTTTTGAAACGACGATTGACCCCTTTGAGCAAACCGTAGTGCACCTCCACTATTTCAGCATCCACATTTTGCTGTGCAATCTGTTTCAATAAGTTTTCGGGCAGCTCTAAAAAATAAAAATCAAATTTCTGACTCAGGGTAGTCCACCAAGAAGATTCCGGATTGAGTGCCGGACTTGCAAGAAATCCAGCAACTATATCAAAATTTCCTTTTTTGGCTTCATCCAGCGTTACATCTGTTTTTCCACCCCAAGACTTGATATCGTCGGTAGAAATTCCATAATAATTCAGAATAGTACTCATAGCAGCATCGGCACCCACAATCCGAACAGGTAAATGTTGCTGTTTAATGTTGCTGAAATCTTTTATTCCGGTTTCTTTCCTTACAGCAATCAGATAATAAAAAGGGTCTTCGAGTTTTGCTATTAAACGAAGATTTTTATACCCTTCTTTACCCCCGGGGGTTCCACGATAGGCAGAACTCAGCATGGCGCTGGACGTTAAGCCAAAGTCAACACGCGCATTGACACGAACATTGACCCCATCTTCCAGATTTATCTCATCGAGTGGAGGTGGATAATCGTTGGTTGAAACCAGCCGAGGACCGTACGAACGGTTGCAATTGCGACAAATAATGACTGAATAGCCGTACGGTTTCATGGATTGCTGCACAAAATCACCCAACTCACCCCAGGGACAACCGGTATCGCATGCTCCTGCAATCACCGGACGTTTTACATCCCAACCTGTTTTTCCGACATCGATAGTTTCCTGAGCATGAATTAAGGTTGATGGCATAACAATCGTCAACCATAACAGAATCAGATATTGTAATTGCTTCTTTAGCATAATCTACAGATTAAATTTATTTCAATTAGAGACGGGAATGGCTACAGCGGCCGGTAGTGCCCCTGCGGCTTTTCCGAATACAGTAAATTCCAGAAGTCCCAGCGGTGATGCTTTTGGCCAGTTGGTAACAGTCAGGCGGACAAAACGACATTTGACCGGAGATATCTCATCAAAAATAGTATTTCGGGCGATGGTATTTCGAGATTGATCCAGTGCAGTCTCAAACGTTTTTCCATCGGTTGAAACTTCAATTTTGTACTGGTATATTTCTGCTGAAGGTTGTTGCGCTCCTTGAGCGGGTCTTCCGAACCCGCGTCGTCCGCCGTTGAACATTAACCGAACACCGTCAATGGTGAACATCTGCACCACATCGAAACGCGTAGCCGGCGATAATTCAATCAATAAAGATGGCAGAGAATCGGTCGCAGCAGGTTCCCACCAGGTACCGCTGGAATTATCTACAGCATAAGCAGCCTCGTGTCCGGGTTTTTCTGTCGAAAATTTAGACAAGGCATTCATTGCCAGGATTTTATTGATGATAACAGGAAGAGATTCGCTATTGCCTTTTGCAGGATCAGTTACGGTGCCCGGTGCCCATTGTGGTGTATCGGTAATTTTAACCGACATATTTCCTGCTTTGTCGAAAGTAATGCGATCCATACCAATGCGTCGTCCGCCGGGAGGATTGGAAAGAACGATGGTGTAGAACTGCCAAAGATTACCATCCGGGCCTTCAACAATACTGCCATGAGCCGTTCCGGTGACAAGTCCTTCCGTTTTGCGGAGCAAAGGATTATTTGGCGCATACGTAAAAGGCCCTAAAGGAGATTTTGCAGTATAATAACCTTCGGCATAGGTTTTCCACTGAGTACCCGATGCAGAATATTGCAGATAATAAGTTCCCTTGTGTTTTTGTAACCACGGTCCTTCAATCCATGCAACATCGGGATATTCGTTCATCTCCCCATATCGTTCCCATTCATGCTTGTTATTGAATCCGAAAAGATGTTTTACCGGACCGGCAAACCGACTGATATCGTTTGGATCGAGCGGTACGACATAAATTCCACTGACACCACGACCGGGATAATAGAGATAGGGTTTGTTGTCATCATCAATAAAAATATCTACATCAAAGGCTCCATTCCAACCACCTTTCACATCGGGAGTATTTTTCCAGTCGCCAATACTGGTAAACGGTCCTAGCGGATTATCGGCTTTGTACACCGGACAATCATTGCCGCACATGTAAAAGCTTCCGTTGAATTTGACCACATGCGGTGCAACCGGTACATTATCGATACGATGAAAAGTCCAGTTCAGCATATCATCCGAAACCCAAGCCCCGCCACCTGTGCAGTACATGTAGTACTTTCCATTTTCTTTAATGACTGTGACATCGCCTGAAGCATTGCCACCGGGCGCAGTTACCATCGGCAACGGATTGCAGTATCGGGGAGTTTTCCCAATTACCGGCGTTTGCCCGTACGAAAACGATGCAAACAATCCGGTAATAACTAAAATAACCAACGATTGGTATTTCATAATCTATCAGTTGATAAGTCGGTTACTTAGCCCAAGCAGCTCCTTCAGGAGTACGTCTCCATTCGAAGTACGAATCAAGCACTTTCAACGATTCGGCACTAGGTACAGGACCGGTGTGTGGAGTTTGTTGGAAGTACATCAATACAGGATTCGCATCACTGAATGATGGCCAATGTGGTAATCCGCTGCCATTAGGATCTCCGTATTTCGCGAAGTTTGTCCAATAAGTAGCCATTGCATCCGAAATTTCCAAATCGGTTTTGCTTGTCTGAGGATTGTTCGGATCAAGATGATTGAAAACATAAGCAACCTCCTGACCGTGAGGCGAGCCTGCACCTGCCCGTGGCGATCCTTCCGGATAATCCGGATGTTGATCGAAATAATAGTAGAAAACTTTGGATTTTCCTGTTTTAGCTTGTAAACGAGCCCAGCTCCATGTTTGCCATCCAAATGCTGCATCCCTGGCTAAATCACGAGCAGTTTTAGGGACTGTGGTTTCTCCAACCGGATACGCTTTTATCAATGCATCGGCAAATTTGCCATAGCGGGTTTTGACTCCGTTGATATAATCTTGTGGGGTTTTGGGAGGTGAAAAACTGGCACCTTCGTCGGAATTATATCCTACAAGAATAGCTACATCGTTGTATTTACCTGCTTCATATAGCTTGTGTTGATCGTCAGGGATAACATATCCATCTACAATAGGCCAGAACATACCTAAGCCGCGGGCAGCCGGTAATTTATCCGGAGCTATTTTACGCAATTCAGCAATTGAAGTTACACCTGCATTTTTCATGTAGGTAATTCCATCTATTTCTGCGTCTTTTAAACGTTTCATATTTTCACCCGGATAGGTTATCGTCTGTCTCGAAGGACCAAAAGAGCCACCACTTTCAGAAATAGCTCCTTTGAACAGGCCTTTTGCCTGAGGCGATGCGCACAACATACTAACTGCAATGCCACCAGCAGATTCACCAAAAATAGTCACTTTATCAGGATCACCACCGAATGCTGCAATGTTCTTTTTAATCCATTTCAAGCCGGCAATCATATCCAGCAATCCATAATTCCCTGAAACTTTATTCGGATTTTCAGCAGTCAGTTCAGAATGTGCAAAAAAACCAAGTTGTCCCACTCTGTAAGCAATGCTGACTAACACGACTCCTTTTTTAGCAAGTTTTTCACCACTGTACGGCCATTCGGATGTAGCTCCGGCACCAAAACCGCCACCATAAATCCACACAAACACAGGAACTTTTTCCTTAGCTGACTTTGCAGGAGTCCAAACATTGAGGTAGAGGCAATCTTCACTTTTTCCTGAAGGAGGGTTTCCTCCCTGAATGGGGCCGGGAGCAAATTTGATTGTTTGTTTCACACCCTGCCATTTTGAAGCAGGTTGAGGCGCTTTCCAACGAAGATCGCCAACCGGAGGTGCGGCGAAAGGAATACCCTTGTAAACAGTCAAGTCTCCTTCAATTGCACCCTGCACTAAACCTTCAGCTACTTTTACGGGAGCAGGTTGTTGAGCAACAGCAACTCCTACAAAAGAAAGCAAAAATAATACAGTCAAAAAACTTACTCTTTTCTTCATAATATTATAATTTTAATATTAAACATTCATTCAAAATAATACTCACACCAGCAGATTTCCTAGCAAAAATACATTAAGCGTTGAAATTCTACGAAAACTATTTATTGGGGATTAAAAATGTATGATAGATATTACCACAACAACATCTATCATTTTTCTCATTTAAACATCAATAAAACAACGAATTGACAGTAGCTAATCTAAGATTAGTTACTGTCAATCAAATCCATGTTTTAAATGTGATTATTCAGGTATTGCATTGTTTGCCGATGTGGCATACAATCCTATCATAGCTCCTGTAAAACCACCCGCAACGTCTGTAGATAAAATATCACCGGAAACAGTTCCTCCAAGATTAGTGAAGTCTGTTCCGTTTGCTGAATAACTGAATTCATAATTGTCGCCAGTTGCTTTCACCCTGAGTTGTACAGCGGTTTTCATGTCAATTTTAGTGCTGGCAACAATGGTTGATTTTCCTCTTGCTGTTCTTTCGAGCAGTAAATAGAAGTCCTTATCTTTCTTTGTAACTCCAAACACATAATTGAATCTTTCGCCCTGCACACAAGTAATTCCAGCCAAGTCTTTTTCTGTTTGAGGCTGATAAGAGAGCGTAGCCGTTGCAGTGAAACTAATGTGTTGCTGACGATAGAAAAGAGTTGAAGTTGGTTTTAGCTCCTTAATATTCGCTGCAAACGGATTGATAATTAAACCTTTTTTGGAAGTCACAATAAAATCTTCACGCGGACCTCTTAGTCCAATCCATCTGTAATCCAGTTTGGGAGCCAGGAAATCGTCGGTAAAAGTGAAGTTCCCATTTGGGAAAAATCCATCTTTTCCGGTTTTGTTTTCTACTCCTTTAGGCATTTTAAGTTTAGGTTCCATCGGAACTAAACCGTTTTCGAAAACAGGAAACTCTCCCGACCAGTCAACCGGTAGAATAAATGTTTCGCGACCCGTGTTTACCCGTTTCTTTTCGTTTGGACGCACAGCCAGAAATACTCCGTAATATTTTCCATCAGGCGTTTGAACCAAATCAGCATGACCAGCCCAATCTACCATATTGGTACGCTTTGGATTCAAATATCTTTGAGATAAAATTGGATTGCTTGGAGCTGGCTTAAACGGACCTTTGGGACTATCGCTCACAAAAATTACTTCACTGTGCCAATCTCCGGTTCCACCTTCCGCACACATCAAATAATAACGACCATTCTTTTTGTATAAATGAGGAGCTTCAATCCAGATAGGTTTCTTAGACAAATCAACGCCACCATCAACTATCGTTTGAGATGTTCCGGGAATAATCTGATCTTTTTCCACGTCATATTCCCATACTTTAATGACTCTGTGCCCGTTGTAAAGCTCTTTTCCCTTGTCAGGAGCATCATTGTGTACAATGTACGCCTTACCATTATCATCAAAGAAGATAGAAGGATCAATTCCATCAAAATTCAGTTTAATGGGGTCACTCCATCCTTTAAGCGGATCTTTTGATTTAACCATAATATTACCAAAACCACCAGCAAATTCTGTGGTAATCATGTAGAAGGTATCGTTATTGGGGTTATACAAAATTTGTGGTGCATAAACTCCTGCACTGATACCGCAATCGTGCACTTTCAGTTGCGAGACTCTATCGAGCACGTGACCTATTTGTGTCCAGTTCACCAAATCTTTAGAATGAAAGATGGGTACACCGGGGAACATCGCAAACGATGAACATACCAGATAATAATCATCTCCTTTACGCGTAATACTTGGATCAGGGTAACAGCCCTGTAAAATAGGGTTATAAAACTCATTCGCTTTCAACGGGTTGTTTTTGTAAACCTCATCTTCTCCCTGATAAACAAATTTGGAGAATAACGGAGCATTCTTTGCCACTTTCACTTTATTCGGTTTATCGGCTGCAAATGACATAACAGAAAATGATGTCATTAAAACTGTCATTAAAAACAATTGTACCCGGCTAAATCTCTTCAATTTTAAATTCGTTTCTTTCATTAATAAATATGTTATTGAATTACTTTATAATAAAGGTATAAGTTTTACCTGATTCTGTTGGAATATCATACAAGAAGGTTGGTTTAACAACCACTGTATTCAACTTCGCAGCTGAAGATATTATTGGTTCTTTTACCTTGACAATTTCAAAAAATGGATTTGGGTTTGTTCCTTTAGCAGTGTTCAGTTTCTTGCCTCCCGCTAACACCATTGCATTGGGTACACGAAGGCGGCAATTTCCACCAAAGTTCGATTTGATTATCACCTTTTGAGCTTTATTATCTTTCCAAATTATGCTCACCTCAAATCCTCCATAGGCTTTCAGACCGGTAATACTACCGTTTTTCCAATCATCAGGCAGAGCCGGTAATATATCAACTGATCCGTCATGACTTTGCAAAAGCATTTCGGTAATACCGGAGGTACAACCAAAGTTACCATCAATTTGGAAAGGTGGGTGCGCATCAAACATATTCGGATATGTTCCGCCACCGCCCATAGTAGAATTTCTACCCTGACCGGGTTCAACTAATGTAAGTTGATCTGATATCAATTTCTTTGCATGATTTCCATCAAGTAAACGTGCCCAGAAATTCACTTTCCAACCCATTGACCAACCGGTTGACACATCCCCTCTATACAGAAGCGAAGTTTTAGCTGCGTCAAATAATTGCGGAGTGGTATACGGAGTTATCTGATTACTAGGAAACAGTCCATACAAATGTGAAACGTGTCTGTTTTGATCTTTAGCATTATCCCAATCTTCCAGCCATTCCTGAAGTTGTCCTAAACGACCTATTTGCATAGGAGGTAAGCGATCAAGTATTTTTTGGAAATCGACCATCAGAGAAGCATCTTTTTTCAATAATTTTGCAGCTTTGATTGTTTTGGTGAATAAGTCGAAAAGAAGTTGATTATCGATGGTGCAACCTGCTACCAATGCACTTTTGTGACCTTGAGGTGTATTCTCCGGCGAAACTGAAGGAGACACCACTAACCATTTATGAGTAGGTTCTTCTATTAGAAAATCCTTATAAAATTCGCAAGCCGATTTTAAAACAGGATATACAGATTCCAGGTATTTGAGGTTTCCGTTGTAAAGATATTTTTCCCAAAGATGCTGAGAAAGCCAAGCTCCACCCATTGGCCACTGACCTGCATCGGCAAAATCAACAACACCGGTTATACGCCAAATATCTGTATTGTGGTGAGCCACCCAACCATTGCTACCATACATTACTTTGGCAGTTTCTTTACCTGACTGAGAAAGCTCCTTGATCATTTTAATCAGCGGCTCGTGCATTTCTGTAAGATTCGTTTTTTCGGCCGGCCAATAATTCATTTCTGTATTGATATTAATTGTGTATTTGCTATCCCACATTGGGTTATTGCTTCCGTTCCAGATGCCCTGTAAGTTGGAAGGCTGTCCATTGGGTTGCGACGAGCAAATCAGCAGATATCGACCAAATTGATAATACAGACTAACCAATTCGGGATCATAGCTTTTAGAGAAATTTTTAATTCGGTCTTTGGTGGTAGCTTTAGCAGCTTCCGAAGTTCCTAAATCAAAATTCACACGTTTGAAATATTTCTGATAAGTCGATATATGATTTTTCAGAATAGTATTAAACGGCTTTTTCTCTGCTACAGATAAATACTGAATACATTTTTGAGTTTCGTTAGCTGTCAGATTTTGGTAATCTACAAAATTTGTTGCTATAGAAACCATAATTATAACTTCATTGGCATTTTTCACCTTCAACGAGTCAGAAACAAAACTAACAGTTCCTCCATTGTTGATTACCTTTGCCCGAGCATCGAACTTCACCTGACCGATTACACCTTCGTGTGTACCCGACAATCCAGTCATTTCAAGTGTGTGGTTATCCAGTGCAACTGATGTTTTTTTGAGTTGGCTGTCAAAATTAGTCGTAAAAGTTAGTTTCCCGGGTTTACTTGCAGTTAACCTAACTACAATAACCTGATCAGGAATTGAAGCCAGAATTTCTCTTTTATAAATTACATCATCGACCTTATAAGAAACTGACGATAAAGCATTTTCGATATCAAGGTCTCTATAATAATCAGTAAATTTTTCAGCATTTGGAAAACTGATATTTAGGTTTCCTATGGATTGAAATTTGGAACCATGAAGTTGTTTGGCTGTGAGGAACTGATTGGAAAGTGTATTCGCACGTGTGTAATTTCCTTGAAATATATAAGTCCGAATAGAATCCAGCCCTTTCAATCCATCCGGATTGTCGTTTCTAGAAGGTCCACCAGACCAAAATGAGCTCTCATTTAACTGAAGTAATTCTTTGGATGGGTTTCCGTGTACCATCGCAGCAATTCTTCCATTCGCTATTGGCAATGCTTCATTCCAGTTCGCAGCTGGTTTATCATACCATAGCTTTAGTTTACCACCTTTTTGTGCGCTTGACTGAGCCAAAGGCAAAAGTGCAAACAGTGAGGTTAACAATACTACTTTTACTTTATTCATTTTATTATATTTGATTGTTGTAATTCAATGTGTTTTCTTAGTAAGCCAAAAAATCTGAGCTCCAATGAGAAGCTCAGATGTTCTTAGCATTTTATATTTTCTATCTTATGGCAACAGGCACTTTTGCCGGAGTAATAACCTGGTATTTTCCGCTTAAATGCATCAAGCTAAATAGATACAACAATCCATCATAATATGGATCGAAGTAACCATCTTCATAAGGTTGTAGTTTCTCATTCCACAATTTATGCACGTAGTCAAAATCCTTATGCATTAGGTTTGTTGATGTTGCAGTGGAAATCAATCCTATCGAATGTCTTAGTTTCTGAGTATTAGTTCCTGCTTTCAAAATAAATTCAGGCGTAGTACCATCCAGATTAAACTGATCAACAAAAGTATTCAAACCTTTCGATTTGAAGAATGTCTGAATTCGTTTAGCATAATCTTCCTGCCATGCTTTATCTTTTCCAAACCAGTTGTAATCCATAGCAATGTTCATTGGTACTCTCCATGAATCGTAACGGAAAGCAGACGGCATCCAGCGTGAAGTATGAGGAGCTCCGCTAAATTCGGTAT contains:
- a CDS encoding TAXI family TRAP transporter solute-binding subunit; its protein translation is MLKKQLQYLILLWLTIVMPSTLIHAQETIDVGKTGWDVKRPVIAGACDTGCPWGELGDFVQQSMKPYGYSVIICRNCNRSYGPRLVSTNDYPPPLDEINLEDGVNVRVNARVDFGLTSSAMLSSAYRGTPGGKEGYKNLRLIAKLEDPFYYLIAVRKETGIKDFSNIKQQHLPVRIVGADAAMSTILNYYGISTDDIKSWGGKTDVTLDEAKKGNFDIVAGFLASPALNPESSWWTTLSQKFDFYFLELPENLLKQIAQQNVDAEIVEVHYGLLKGVNRRFKTLGRSGEAVFARDDTPEQAAYDIAKAIDENRGALKWFIRIYTYDTKTVWTNFGVPLHPGAQRYYREVGYMK
- a CDS encoding family 43 glycosylhydrolase encodes the protein MKYQSLVILVITGLFASFSYGQTPVIGKTPRYCNPLPMVTAPGGNASGDVTVIKENGKYYMYCTGGGAWVSDDMLNWTFHRIDNVPVAPHVVKFNGSFYMCGNDCPVYKADNPLGPFTSIGDWKNTPDVKGGWNGAFDVDIFIDDDNKPYLYYPGRGVSGIYVVPLDPNDISRFAGPVKHLFGFNNKHEWERYGEMNEYPDVAWIEGPWLQKHKGTYYLQYSASGTQWKTYAEGYYTAKSPLGPFTYAPNNPLLRKTEGLVTGTAHGSIVEGPDGNLWQFYTIVLSNPPGGRRIGMDRITFDKAGNMSVKITDTPQWAPGTVTDPAKGNSESLPVIINKILAMNALSKFSTEKPGHEAAYAVDNSSGTWWEPAATDSLPSLLIELSPATRFDVVQMFTIDGVRLMFNGGRRGFGRPAQGAQQPSAEIYQYKIEVSTDGKTFETALDQSRNTIARNTIFDEISPVKCRFVRLTVTNWPKASPLGLLEFTVFGKAAGALPAAVAIPVSN
- a CDS encoding glycoside hydrolase 43 family protein, whose product is MSKKQFLILALFVAFGASTVLNAQIKKATNPIIYADVPDMSMIRVGDTYYMSSTTMHMNPGVPVMKSKDLVNWETVSYAYNTLGEMDKLNLNNGKNDYGKGSWASSIRFHKGLYYISTFSSTTNKTYIFTTKDIEKGPWVEHSFSPSYHDNSLFFDDNGSIYLVTGAGKLKIYEIKEDLSGVKEGTERVLIENASAPGGSIMLQAEGSQLFKHDGKYYLFNICWPRNSMRTVLVHRADKITGPWEGKVALQDQGVAQGGMIDTPDGRWFAYLFQDHGSVGRIPYLVPMKWENGWPVIGENGKVPTTLDLPASKGLIPGIVNNDEFTRKKGEPALPLVWQWNHNPDNKLWSVTERKGYLRLKTGRIDSMFVQAKNTLTQRTFGPVSAGITSLDVSGLKDGDYAGLGLLQQKYGQVGVKVANGTKSIVMINGEARKPVEVQNVPINQKVVYLKAECDFTNKVDIGRFFYSLDGKSWKQIGSQIKMEYTLTHFMGYRFGLYYYSSKTPGGYADFDYFHITDKITKN
- a CDS encoding alpha-galactosidase D is translated as MKKIVVVLVVSILMGNALIAQNKSSKTPRPPLMGWASWNQFGPKIDEGVIKGQADAMVSSGLAAVGFQYVNIDDGFFNKRYADGTLKIDSIKFPKGMKELADYIHSKGLKAGFYSEAGENTCGSQYSGQPGGVGGGLYGHDQQDADLFFKTWGFDFLKVDYCGGRVQKLDEQTRYTAIRKAIDNTGRDVNFNVCRWQFPGTWVTKLADSWRMSNDINFVPGSKAKWKSVIDIINLNKYLAQYASPGHYNDMDMLEVGRGMSFEEDKSHFTMWCILSSPLALGCDMTKMSNETKTILTNKEIIALNQDVAGLQAHLIYEGDSVQIWAKNLKDRQSKEFVVAMLNLKKRPAELKLRLKDLNIVGKAAVRDLWAHADFGTIDSVFSATVPSHGVSAIKINAQKTKLKEVFEAEYAWMNNFNLTVNTQVLPEQAKPVADALCSGKTKVINIGKRPDNYIEFQDVFANVAGNYSLELFYLSNEDRDATIRVNGKNFHLTKLNSGASKQIAKETISVTLNKGYNTIRISNDKAFAPEIDKIRINLNRNTK
- a CDS encoding carboxylesterase/lipase family protein; amino-acid sequence: MKKRVSFLTVLFLLSFVGVAVAQQPAPVKVAEGLVQGAIEGDLTVYKGIPFAAPPVGDLRWKAPQPASKWQGVKQTIKFAPGPIQGGNPPSGKSEDCLYLNVWTPAKSAKEKVPVFVWIYGGGFGAGATSEWPYSGEKLAKKGVVLVSIAYRVGQLGFFAHSELTAENPNKVSGNYGLLDMIAGLKWIKKNIAAFGGDPDKVTIFGESAGGIAVSMLCASPQAKGLFKGAISESGGSFGPSRQTITYPGENMKRLKDAEIDGITYMKNAGVTSIAELRKIAPDKLPAARGLGMFWPIVDGYVIPDDQHKLYEAGKYNDVAILVGYNSDEGASFSPPKTPQDYINGVKTRYGKFADALIKAYPVGETTVPKTARDLARDAAFGWQTWSWARLQAKTGKSKVFYYYFDQHPDYPEGSPRAGAGSPHGQEVAYVFNHLDPNNPQTSKTDLEISDAMATYWTNFAKYGDPNGSGLPHWPSFSDANPVLMYFQQTPHTGPVPSAESLKVLDSYFEWRRTPEGAAWAK